The Cucurbita pepo subsp. pepo cultivar mu-cu-16 chromosome LG08, ASM280686v2, whole genome shotgun sequence genome contains a region encoding:
- the LOC111800819 gene encoding uncharacterized protein LOC111800819 isoform X3 encodes MEGRAVSEMYRNASEELFLKSWVENSIGMSTPTMEMMGLKNFSQSFRTDSEELFKSWLTNGENVNNSSGLAYRTRQASRRIASESVELSSPQYVAKHQKRISNDILHPQSASVADDVAGANQQTFRDVVDGEVQGSNLYLAKAWFHSSQPMTRSRSSELRRYAAMQSNQSSFGIESMHDLSGHGANAMKLDITNSQSFIDPSTCEIPNQPVQFVSTSNSSASMFNAPNMYDVDQISSVVNMLKGTLERKKLNNQIEKVAPEVSSNARFGNLSFDRSSDSYIHQIPNSLEEFSTVQVVDNRILQTVEGSAELGFDAFVYPVNPIQSGRVSQEPSQSESSAAAAVVSSGFEACDGLSNSTLTHSNGASSRKQVAGNQSLENGSSRSKVSSSGTADFRERIIDNLKDDRKRRSVIRYGSATSAASAVDKGDPTKKRRVERSRKMAEAKERNMTPTIPSDMQSVLKRCDNLEKEVRSLKLNLSFMNRKDSEQTKQIEDLQKQNEDLADEKECLLEEIEKILSETGRI; translated from the exons ATGGAAGGAAGGGCTGTTTCAGAGATGTATAGAAACGCAAGTGAGGAGCTATTTCTTAAATCTTGGGTGGAAAACTCAATCGGAATGTCGACACCAACCATGGAGATGATGGGATTAAAGAATTTTTCTCAGAGCTTTCGTACAGATAGTGAGGAACTCTTCAAAAGCTGGTTAACAAATGGAGAG AATGTTAACAACTCATCAGGCCTGGCTTATCGCACTCGACAGGCATCAAGAAG aATTGCCTCTGAGTCTGTTGAACTGTCTAGTCCTCAGTATGTGGCAAAACATCAAAAGAGAATAAGCAATGATATATTGCATCCACAAAGTGCCTCCGTGGCTGATGATGTCGCAGGAGCTAATCAACAAACTTTCAG GGATGTTGTTGATGGTGAAGTGCAAGGTAGTAACCTTTATCTTGCGAAG GCATGGTTCCATAGTTCTCAACCTATGACAAGAAGTCGATCATCTGAGCTAAG GAGGTATGCTGCAATGCAAAGCAATCAAAGCTCATTCGGTATAGAGTCCATGCATGACTTGTCAGGGCATGGAGCCAACGCGATGAAACTAGATATCACAAATTCACAGAGTTTCATTGACCCTTCTACTTGTGAGATTCCAAACCAGCCTGTTCAATTTGTATCCACATCCAATTCATCGGCATCAATGTTCAATGCACCAAACATGTATGATGTAGATCAAATTTCTTCTGTTGTAAACATGCTAAAGGGCACATTAGAACGGAAGAAACTAAATAACCAGATTGAAAAAGTGGCACCGGAGGTTAGTTCAAATGCACGTTTTGGCAACCTTAGTTTCGATCGAAGCAGTGACAGTTATATACATCAAATACCGAACAGTCTCGAGGAATTTTCTACTGTTCAAGTCGTGGATAATAGAATTTTACAAACGGTTGAGGGATCAGCAGAGCTCGGTTTCGATGCTTTCGTATATCCTGTAAATCCCATTCAGTCAGGTAGAGTTTCTCAAGAACCTTCTCAAAGTGAATCTTCTGCTGCTGCAGCAGTAGTTTCATCCGGTTTTGAGGCGTGTGATGGTCTTAGCAACTCAACTCTAACTCATAGCAACGGTGCAAGCTCAAGGAAACAAGTTGCAGGCAATCAGAGTTTAGAAAATGGATCATCACGATCTAAAG TTTCATCCAGTGGGACAGCAGACTTCAGAGAAAGAATAATAGACAACTTAAAAGATGATAGAAAG AGGAGGAGTGTAATTCGTTACGGGTCCGCAACATCAGCTGCTTCAG CAGTGGACAAAGGAGATCCCACAAAGAAACGCCGGGTGGAGCGATCACGAAA AATGGCAGAGGCGAAGGAGAGGAATATGACACCAACTATTCCATCAGATATGCAATCAGTTCTGAAGCGGTGTGACAATCTTGAGAAGGAAGTGCGGTCACTAAAACTCAATTTGTCCTTTATGAATAG GAAGGATTCTGAGCAGACTAAGCAGATAGAGGATCTTCAGAAGCAGAATGAGGACTTAGCAGATGAAAAAGAATGCCTACTTGAAGAGATTGAGAAGATTCTCTCAGAAACTGGAAGAATCTGA
- the LOC111800819 gene encoding uncharacterized protein LOC111800819 isoform X1 encodes MEGRAVSEMYRNASEELFLKSWVENSIGMSTPTMEMMGLKNFSQSFRTDSEELFKSWLTNGENVNNSSGLAYRTRQASRRIASESVELSSPQYVAKHQKRISNDILHPQSASVADDVAGANQQTFRDVVDGEVQGSNLYLAKAWFHSSQPMTRSRSSELRRRYAAMQSNQSSFGIESMHDLSGHGANAMKLDITNSQSFIDPSTCEIPNQPVQFVSTSNSSASMFNAPNMYDVDQISSVVNMLKGTLERKKLNNQIEKVAPEVSSNARFGNLSFDRSSDSYIHQIPNSLEEFSTVQVVDNRILQTVEGSAELGFDAFVYPVNPIQSGRVSQEPSQSESSAAAAVVSSGFEACDGLSNSTLTHSNGASSRKQVAGNQSLENGSSRSKVSSSGTADFRERIIDNLKDDRKRRSVIRYGSATSAASAVDKGDPTKKRRVERSRKMAEAKERNMTPTIPSDMQSVLKRCDNLEKEVRSLKLNLSFMNRKDSEQTKQIEDLQKQNEDLADEKECLLEEIEKILSETGRI; translated from the exons ATGGAAGGAAGGGCTGTTTCAGAGATGTATAGAAACGCAAGTGAGGAGCTATTTCTTAAATCTTGGGTGGAAAACTCAATCGGAATGTCGACACCAACCATGGAGATGATGGGATTAAAGAATTTTTCTCAGAGCTTTCGTACAGATAGTGAGGAACTCTTCAAAAGCTGGTTAACAAATGGAGAG AATGTTAACAACTCATCAGGCCTGGCTTATCGCACTCGACAGGCATCAAGAAG aATTGCCTCTGAGTCTGTTGAACTGTCTAGTCCTCAGTATGTGGCAAAACATCAAAAGAGAATAAGCAATGATATATTGCATCCACAAAGTGCCTCCGTGGCTGATGATGTCGCAGGAGCTAATCAACAAACTTTCAG GGATGTTGTTGATGGTGAAGTGCAAGGTAGTAACCTTTATCTTGCGAAG GCATGGTTCCATAGTTCTCAACCTATGACAAGAAGTCGATCATCTGAGCTAAG GAGGAGGTATGCTGCAATGCAAAGCAATCAAAGCTCATTCGGTATAGAGTCCATGCATGACTTGTCAGGGCATGGAGCCAACGCGATGAAACTAGATATCACAAATTCACAGAGTTTCATTGACCCTTCTACTTGTGAGATTCCAAACCAGCCTGTTCAATTTGTATCCACATCCAATTCATCGGCATCAATGTTCAATGCACCAAACATGTATGATGTAGATCAAATTTCTTCTGTTGTAAACATGCTAAAGGGCACATTAGAACGGAAGAAACTAAATAACCAGATTGAAAAAGTGGCACCGGAGGTTAGTTCAAATGCACGTTTTGGCAACCTTAGTTTCGATCGAAGCAGTGACAGTTATATACATCAAATACCGAACAGTCTCGAGGAATTTTCTACTGTTCAAGTCGTGGATAATAGAATTTTACAAACGGTTGAGGGATCAGCAGAGCTCGGTTTCGATGCTTTCGTATATCCTGTAAATCCCATTCAGTCAGGTAGAGTTTCTCAAGAACCTTCTCAAAGTGAATCTTCTGCTGCTGCAGCAGTAGTTTCATCCGGTTTTGAGGCGTGTGATGGTCTTAGCAACTCAACTCTAACTCATAGCAACGGTGCAAGCTCAAGGAAACAAGTTGCAGGCAATCAGAGTTTAGAAAATGGATCATCACGATCTAAAG TTTCATCCAGTGGGACAGCAGACTTCAGAGAAAGAATAATAGACAACTTAAAAGATGATAGAAAG AGGAGGAGTGTAATTCGTTACGGGTCCGCAACATCAGCTGCTTCAG CAGTGGACAAAGGAGATCCCACAAAGAAACGCCGGGTGGAGCGATCACGAAA AATGGCAGAGGCGAAGGAGAGGAATATGACACCAACTATTCCATCAGATATGCAATCAGTTCTGAAGCGGTGTGACAATCTTGAGAAGGAAGTGCGGTCACTAAAACTCAATTTGTCCTTTATGAATAG GAAGGATTCTGAGCAGACTAAGCAGATAGAGGATCTTCAGAAGCAGAATGAGGACTTAGCAGATGAAAAAGAATGCCTACTTGAAGAGATTGAGAAGATTCTCTCAGAAACTGGAAGAATCTGA
- the LOC111800819 gene encoding uncharacterized protein LOC111800819 isoform X2: protein MEGRAVSEMYRNASEELFLKSWVENSIGMSTPTMEMMGLKNFSQSFRTDSEELFKSWLTNGENVNNSSGLAYRTRQASRRIASESVELSSPQYVAKHQKRISNDILHPQSASVADDVAGANQQTFRDVVDGEVQGSNLYLAKAWFHSSQPMTRSRSSELRRRYAAMQSNQSSFGIESMHDLSGHGANAMKLDITNSQSFIDPSTCEIPNQPVQFVSTSNSSASMFNAPNMYDVDQISSVVNMLKGTLERKKLNNQIEKVAPEVSSNARFGNLSFDRSSDSYIHQIPNSLEEFSTVQVVDNRILQTVEGSAELGFDAFVYPVNPIQSGRVSQEPSQSESSAAAAVVSSGFEACDGLSNSTLTHSNGASSRKQVAGNQSLENGSSRSKVSSSGTADFRERIIDNLKDDRKRRSVIRYGSATSAASVDKGDPTKKRRVERSRKMAEAKERNMTPTIPSDMQSVLKRCDNLEKEVRSLKLNLSFMNRKDSEQTKQIEDLQKQNEDLADEKECLLEEIEKILSETGRI from the exons ATGGAAGGAAGGGCTGTTTCAGAGATGTATAGAAACGCAAGTGAGGAGCTATTTCTTAAATCTTGGGTGGAAAACTCAATCGGAATGTCGACACCAACCATGGAGATGATGGGATTAAAGAATTTTTCTCAGAGCTTTCGTACAGATAGTGAGGAACTCTTCAAAAGCTGGTTAACAAATGGAGAG AATGTTAACAACTCATCAGGCCTGGCTTATCGCACTCGACAGGCATCAAGAAG aATTGCCTCTGAGTCTGTTGAACTGTCTAGTCCTCAGTATGTGGCAAAACATCAAAAGAGAATAAGCAATGATATATTGCATCCACAAAGTGCCTCCGTGGCTGATGATGTCGCAGGAGCTAATCAACAAACTTTCAG GGATGTTGTTGATGGTGAAGTGCAAGGTAGTAACCTTTATCTTGCGAAG GCATGGTTCCATAGTTCTCAACCTATGACAAGAAGTCGATCATCTGAGCTAAG GAGGAGGTATGCTGCAATGCAAAGCAATCAAAGCTCATTCGGTATAGAGTCCATGCATGACTTGTCAGGGCATGGAGCCAACGCGATGAAACTAGATATCACAAATTCACAGAGTTTCATTGACCCTTCTACTTGTGAGATTCCAAACCAGCCTGTTCAATTTGTATCCACATCCAATTCATCGGCATCAATGTTCAATGCACCAAACATGTATGATGTAGATCAAATTTCTTCTGTTGTAAACATGCTAAAGGGCACATTAGAACGGAAGAAACTAAATAACCAGATTGAAAAAGTGGCACCGGAGGTTAGTTCAAATGCACGTTTTGGCAACCTTAGTTTCGATCGAAGCAGTGACAGTTATATACATCAAATACCGAACAGTCTCGAGGAATTTTCTACTGTTCAAGTCGTGGATAATAGAATTTTACAAACGGTTGAGGGATCAGCAGAGCTCGGTTTCGATGCTTTCGTATATCCTGTAAATCCCATTCAGTCAGGTAGAGTTTCTCAAGAACCTTCTCAAAGTGAATCTTCTGCTGCTGCAGCAGTAGTTTCATCCGGTTTTGAGGCGTGTGATGGTCTTAGCAACTCAACTCTAACTCATAGCAACGGTGCAAGCTCAAGGAAACAAGTTGCAGGCAATCAGAGTTTAGAAAATGGATCATCACGATCTAAAG TTTCATCCAGTGGGACAGCAGACTTCAGAGAAAGAATAATAGACAACTTAAAAGATGATAGAAAG AGGAGGAGTGTAATTCGTTACGGGTCCGCAACATCAGCTGCTTCAG TGGACAAAGGAGATCCCACAAAGAAACGCCGGGTGGAGCGATCACGAAA AATGGCAGAGGCGAAGGAGAGGAATATGACACCAACTATTCCATCAGATATGCAATCAGTTCTGAAGCGGTGTGACAATCTTGAGAAGGAAGTGCGGTCACTAAAACTCAATTTGTCCTTTATGAATAG GAAGGATTCTGAGCAGACTAAGCAGATAGAGGATCTTCAGAAGCAGAATGAGGACTTAGCAGATGAAAAAGAATGCCTACTTGAAGAGATTGAGAAGATTCTCTCAGAAACTGGAAGAATCTGA
- the LOC111800819 gene encoding uncharacterized protein LOC111800819 isoform X4: MEGRAVSEMYRNASEELFLKSWVENSIGMSTPTMEMMGLKNFSQSFRTDSEELFKSWLTNGENVNNSSGLAYRTRQASRRIASESVELSSPQYVAKHQKRISNDILHPQSASVADDVAGANQQTFRDVVDGEVQGSNLYLAKAWFHSSQPMTRSRSSELRRRYAAMQSNQSSFGIESMHDLSGHGANAMKLDITNSQSFIDPSTCEIPNQPVQFVSTSNSSASMFNAPNMYDVDQISSVVNMLKGTLERKKLNNQIEKVAPEVSSNARFGNLSFDRSSDSYIHQIPNSLEEFSTVQVVDNRILQTVEGSAELGFDAFVYPVNPIQSGRVSQEPSQSESSAAAAVVSSGFEACDGLSNSTLTHSNGASSRKQVAGNQSLENGSSRSKVSSSGTADFRERIIDNLKDDRKRRSVIRYGSATSAASEWQRRRRGI, from the exons ATGGAAGGAAGGGCTGTTTCAGAGATGTATAGAAACGCAAGTGAGGAGCTATTTCTTAAATCTTGGGTGGAAAACTCAATCGGAATGTCGACACCAACCATGGAGATGATGGGATTAAAGAATTTTTCTCAGAGCTTTCGTACAGATAGTGAGGAACTCTTCAAAAGCTGGTTAACAAATGGAGAG AATGTTAACAACTCATCAGGCCTGGCTTATCGCACTCGACAGGCATCAAGAAG aATTGCCTCTGAGTCTGTTGAACTGTCTAGTCCTCAGTATGTGGCAAAACATCAAAAGAGAATAAGCAATGATATATTGCATCCACAAAGTGCCTCCGTGGCTGATGATGTCGCAGGAGCTAATCAACAAACTTTCAG GGATGTTGTTGATGGTGAAGTGCAAGGTAGTAACCTTTATCTTGCGAAG GCATGGTTCCATAGTTCTCAACCTATGACAAGAAGTCGATCATCTGAGCTAAG GAGGAGGTATGCTGCAATGCAAAGCAATCAAAGCTCATTCGGTATAGAGTCCATGCATGACTTGTCAGGGCATGGAGCCAACGCGATGAAACTAGATATCACAAATTCACAGAGTTTCATTGACCCTTCTACTTGTGAGATTCCAAACCAGCCTGTTCAATTTGTATCCACATCCAATTCATCGGCATCAATGTTCAATGCACCAAACATGTATGATGTAGATCAAATTTCTTCTGTTGTAAACATGCTAAAGGGCACATTAGAACGGAAGAAACTAAATAACCAGATTGAAAAAGTGGCACCGGAGGTTAGTTCAAATGCACGTTTTGGCAACCTTAGTTTCGATCGAAGCAGTGACAGTTATATACATCAAATACCGAACAGTCTCGAGGAATTTTCTACTGTTCAAGTCGTGGATAATAGAATTTTACAAACGGTTGAGGGATCAGCAGAGCTCGGTTTCGATGCTTTCGTATATCCTGTAAATCCCATTCAGTCAGGTAGAGTTTCTCAAGAACCTTCTCAAAGTGAATCTTCTGCTGCTGCAGCAGTAGTTTCATCCGGTTTTGAGGCGTGTGATGGTCTTAGCAACTCAACTCTAACTCATAGCAACGGTGCAAGCTCAAGGAAACAAGTTGCAGGCAATCAGAGTTTAGAAAATGGATCATCACGATCTAAAG TTTCATCCAGTGGGACAGCAGACTTCAGAGAAAGAATAATAGACAACTTAAAAGATGATAGAAAG AGGAGGAGTGTAATTCGTTACGGGTCCGCAACATCAGCTGCTTCAG AATGGCAGAGGCGAAGGAGAGGAATATGA
- the LOC111800850 gene encoding ATP-dependent Clp protease proteolytic subunit 4, chloroplastic-like, whose protein sequence is MELLSRCSTLVPHASSLGLPNFHGKSSVFYPKCKSSLSFPSSSSVLKATALKPSRTLAPPCSVLMTNPQTPDSARTGAETDAMGLLLRERIVFLGNNIDDFVADAIISQLLLLDAQDSSKDIRLFINSSGGSLSATMAIIDVLQLVRADVSTIALGIAASTASIILGGGTKGKRFAMPNARIMVHQPLGGASGQAIDVEIQAREIMHNKNNVIRIISNYTGHPFEKVQKDIDRDRYMSPIEAVEYGLIDGVIDKDTIIPLMQLPERVKATLNYEEISKDPRKFLTPDIPDDEIY, encoded by the exons ATGGAGCTTCTTTCACGGTGTTCTACTCTTGTTCCTCACGCCTCCTCTCTTGGGCTTCCGAATTTTCATGGAAAATCTTCAGTTTTCTATCCCAAATGCAAATCCAGCCTCTCATTTCCTTCGTCTTCATCAGTCCTCAAAGCAACCGCTCTTAAACCCTCCAGAACCCTAGCTCCGCCCTGCTCCGTCCTTATGACGAATCCACAGACGCCGGATTCCGCCCGGACTGGCGCTGAGACTGATGCCATGGGACTGCTTCTCAGAGAGAGGATCGTTTTCTTGGGGAACAACATTGATGACTTTGTGGCCGATGCTATTATTAGCCAGCTCTTGCTCTTGGATGCTCAGGATTCTTCTAAGGATATCAGACTCTTCATTAATTCCTCCGGCGGCTCTCTGAG TGCTACAATGGCTATCATCGACGTCTTACAGCTTGTGAGAGCTGATGTCTCCACAATTGCACTGGGCATTGCAGCTTCAACAGCTTCCATAATCCTCGGCGGTGGTACTAAAGGAAAGCGTTTCGCAATGCCTAATGCGCGTATTATGGTTCATCAACCCCTTGGAGGGGCGAGTGGCCAAGCAATAGATGTCGAAATTCAAGCACGTGAAATCATGCATAACAAGAACAACGTAATCAGAATTATCTCCAACTACACTGGCCATCCATTTGAGAAGGTCCAAAAAGATATCGATCGGGATCGTTATATGTCGCCCATAGAGGCTGTAGAATATGGATTGATCGATGGAGTGATCGACAAAGACACCATTATACCTCTCATGCAACTGCCAGAAAGAGTGAAGGCAACgttaaattatgaagaaattaGTAAAGATCCCAGAAAATTCTTGACACCAGACATCCCCGATGACGAGATATACTAG